One window of Nostoc sp. C052 genomic DNA carries:
- the lpxC gene encoding UDP-3-O-acyl-N-acetylglucosamine deacetylase: MQQHTIAAQITQIGVGLHSGVNTQVRILPAEAGSGRYFVRVDLPDLPIIPAQVAAVSHTVLSTQLGKGEVSVRTVEHLLAALSGMGVDNARIEIDGPEVPLLDGSASVWTANIAQVGLVSQTVNNQVPLAITEPLWIYEGDAFVSALPAPETRFSYGIDFELPAIGNQWHSWSLTTEQGTTSASFAAEIAPARTFGLLHQIEHLQKTGLIKGGSLDNALVCGPEGWLNPPLRFANEPVRHKILDLVGDLSLLGTFPRAHFLAYKASHNLHIQLAQRILDLGFGILDSN, translated from the coding sequence ATGCAGCAGCACACTATAGCAGCCCAAATCACCCAAATAGGGGTGGGACTGCATAGCGGTGTGAATACCCAAGTGCGGATACTACCTGCTGAGGCGGGAAGTGGACGCTATTTTGTGCGGGTAGATTTACCGGATTTGCCAATCATTCCAGCCCAAGTTGCAGCAGTTAGTCACACCGTTCTCTCAACTCAGTTGGGTAAGGGTGAGGTATCTGTTCGCACAGTAGAGCATTTGTTAGCAGCGCTTTCGGGTATGGGCGTGGATAATGCCCGGATTGAAATTGATGGCCCAGAAGTCCCACTTTTAGATGGTTCAGCAAGTGTGTGGACAGCCAACATTGCCCAAGTTGGCTTAGTATCACAAACCGTTAATAACCAAGTTCCCTTGGCTATTACAGAACCCTTATGGATCTATGAAGGAGATGCTTTTGTATCTGCCCTCCCAGCACCAGAAACCCGGTTTAGTTACGGAATTGATTTTGAGCTACCAGCCATTGGTAATCAATGGCATAGTTGGTCACTAACAACTGAACAAGGAACAACTTCTGCTAGCTTTGCTGCTGAAATTGCTCCTGCGCGTACTTTTGGGTTACTGCATCAAATTGAACACTTGCAAAAAACAGGGTTAATTAAAGGTGGCAGTTTGGATAATGCACTCGTTTGTGGGCCTGAAGGCTGGCTAAATCCACCATTGAGATTTGCAAATGAGCCAGTCCGTCATAAAATCTTGGATTTAGTAGGAGATTTAAGTTTACTAGGAACTTTTCCTCGCGCTCATTTCTTGGCGTATAAAGCCAGTCATAATTTACACATTCAACTGGCTCAAAGAATTTTAGACTTGGGATTTGGGATTTTAGATTCAAACTAA
- a CDS encoding BamA/TamA family outer membrane protein, which produces MRLSPVLLAAVAIAAPLGGSLSANAETANSSKQTTEVLTLETNQQPEKDTGQVNSSKNLESLSKSTAVMEGERPQSRVIAIYPANPAAIPGLGYAYATPGVKVSASTTPKTAQTSQLNSSPTQQPSPAPEIQQPASSPTPETTPVPENVNPPTTEPLLPTTPKPSSTPDIPFPDNQQRTPAPRPGTTPNPQNVNPPTTTPGNTQPNTTPEANDPRVLVSEVVVKSQAGQLSPELESQVYKVIRTQPGQTTTRSQLQEDINAIFGTGFFSNVQATPEDTPLGVRVSFVVQPNPVLSKVEVQANPGTGVASVLPANTVDEVFREQYGKILNLRDLQEGIKQLNKRYQDQGYVLANVIGAPQVSENGVVTLQVAEGVVENIRVRFRNKDGQETDEKGQPIRGRTQDYIITREVELKPGQVFNRNTVQKDLQRVYGLGLFEDVNVSLDPGTDPSKVDVVVNVAERSSGSIAAGAGISSASGLFGTVSYQQQNLNGRNQKLGAEVQVGERELLFDLRYTDPWIAGDPYRTSYTTNIFRRSSISLIFDGKDEDVRTFDPANPTNTDSQDRPRILRIGGGVTFTRPLSSNPYKTSVWTASAGIQYQRVSARDADGNLKKTGAVFNNDGVPLDENGNPTSNGQPIEIPLTLSPGGQDDLLLLQVGAQRDLRNNPLQPTSGSYLRFGIDQSVPVGLGNIFLTRFRGSYSQYLPIKLLSFSKGAQTLAFNLQAGTILGDLPPYEAFTLGGSNSVRGYEEGALGSGRSYVQASVEYRFPVFSVVSGALFFDLGSDLGTSTRAAEVLNKNGSGFGYGLGVRVQSPLGPIRIDYGINDVGDSRINFGIGERF; this is translated from the coding sequence ATGCGTTTATCCCCCGTATTGCTGGCAGCAGTGGCAATTGCAGCCCCTTTGGGTGGTTCATTGAGTGCAAATGCCGAAACCGCCAACAGTTCAAAACAGACAACAGAAGTTTTGACACTAGAAACAAATCAGCAGCCAGAAAAGGACACTGGTCAGGTTAACTCTAGTAAAAATCTAGAATCTCTATCTAAATCCACAGCGGTTATGGAAGGGGAGCGTCCCCAATCCCGCGTTATTGCAATTTACCCTGCCAATCCAGCAGCGATACCTGGGTTGGGCTACGCCTACGCGACTCCAGGGGTAAAAGTGTCAGCCTCTACAACACCAAAAACGGCACAAACTTCTCAACTCAATTCCAGCCCTACTCAACAGCCGTCTCCCGCTCCCGAAATTCAACAACCAGCGTCTTCCCCAACACCTGAGACTACTCCAGTCCCAGAAAATGTCAATCCACCGACAACGGAACCTTTATTACCCACAACTCCAAAACCATCAAGTACTCCAGACATTCCATTTCCAGATAATCAACAAAGAACACCTGCCCCACGCCCAGGCACTACTCCCAATCCGCAGAATGTTAACCCACCGACTACAACTCCGGGAAATACTCAACCCAACACAACCCCAGAAGCCAATGACCCCCGCGTACTGGTGTCGGAAGTAGTAGTTAAATCACAGGCTGGGCAACTATCACCAGAACTAGAAAGCCAAGTTTACAAAGTAATTCGTACCCAACCAGGGCAAACCACAACCCGTAGCCAACTGCAAGAAGATATTAACGCCATTTTTGGTACTGGCTTCTTCTCCAACGTCCAAGCAACGCCAGAAGATACCCCCTTGGGAGTGCGAGTCAGCTTTGTGGTGCAGCCTAACCCTGTTCTTAGCAAAGTAGAAGTGCAAGCCAATCCTGGCACTGGTGTCGCTTCTGTACTACCAGCTAATACTGTAGATGAGGTATTTCGCGAGCAGTATGGCAAAATCCTCAACTTGCGTGACTTGCAAGAAGGCATCAAGCAGTTAAACAAGCGGTATCAAGACCAAGGCTACGTACTAGCCAACGTGATTGGAGCGCCACAAGTCTCTGAAAACGGAGTTGTTACCTTGCAAGTAGCAGAAGGGGTAGTAGAAAATATTAGAGTCCGGTTCCGCAATAAAGATGGTCAAGAGACAGACGAGAAAGGACAACCGATTCGGGGACGAACACAAGATTACATCATTACACGAGAAGTAGAACTGAAGCCAGGACAAGTATTCAATCGCAACACAGTACAAAAAGACCTACAGCGTGTGTATGGGCTGGGACTGTTTGAAGATGTGAATGTGTCCCTTGACCCTGGTACTGACCCCAGCAAGGTAGATGTAGTAGTAAATGTAGCTGAACGCAGCAGCGGTTCGATCGCAGCTGGGGCAGGGATTAGTTCTGCCAGCGGACTTTTTGGAACAGTAAGCTATCAACAGCAAAACCTGAACGGTCGAAACCAAAAACTGGGCGCAGAAGTACAGGTGGGAGAACGAGAACTGCTGTTTGACCTGCGGTATACCGATCCCTGGATTGCAGGAGATCCTTACCGGACTTCCTACACAACCAATATTTTCCGCCGTAGTTCTATTTCGTTGATTTTTGATGGCAAAGATGAAGATGTTAGGACGTTTGACCCAGCTAATCCCACTAATACAGATTCTCAGGATCGCCCCCGCATTCTCCGTATAGGCGGCGGTGTTACCTTTACCCGTCCCCTGTCCTCCAATCCTTACAAAACTTCCGTCTGGACTGCCTCAGCAGGTATACAGTATCAGCGAGTTTCCGCCCGTGATGCCGATGGCAATCTCAAAAAAACAGGAGCGGTATTCAATAATGATGGAGTTCCTCTTGATGAGAATGGAAACCCTACCAGCAACGGTCAACCAATCGAAATTCCACTTACCTTGTCTCCAGGAGGTCAAGACGATTTACTACTGCTGCAAGTCGGGGCACAGCGCGATCTCCGTAATAACCCCCTACAACCCACTAGCGGTTCTTATCTCCGCTTTGGGATTGATCAGTCGGTTCCCGTCGGACTAGGCAACATTTTCCTTACCAGATTTCGGGGTAGCTACAGCCAATATTTACCCATCAAGCTGCTTAGTTTCAGCAAAGGGGCACAAACCTTAGCATTTAACCTGCAAGCAGGAACCATCCTTGGTGACTTGCCTCCCTACGAAGCTTTTACCCTTGGGGGTAGCAACTCTGTTCGTGGTTATGAAGAAGGAGCATTAGGTAGTGGACGCTCTTATGTGCAAGCATCAGTTGAGTATCGGTTTCCAGTTTTTTCAGTAGTCAGCGGCGCACTATTTTTTGATCTCGGCAGTGACTTGGGAACTAGTACTAGAGCAGCTGAAGTGTTAAACAAAAATGGTAGTGGTTTCGGGTATGGTCTTGGCGTTCGCGTCCAGTCTCCACTGGGGCCAATTCGTATTGACTACGGTATCAACGATGTGGGTGACAGTCGGATTAATTTCGGTATTGGCGAAAGATTCTAA
- the fabZ gene encoding 3-hydroxyacyl-ACP dehydratase FabZ, protein MSILTEVNTIDTTTSTEPQAINETKISSEIKTTFTSEEIQKLLPHRYPFLLVDKIIDYVPGKKAVGVKNVTINEPYFQGHFPGRPLMPGVLIVEAMAQVGGIVLTQMSSVEGGLFVFAGIDKVRFRRQVIPGDQLVMTVELLWVKQRRFGKMQGRAEVDGQLACEGELMFSLVN, encoded by the coding sequence ATGTCAATCCTCACTGAAGTGAATACGATCGATACGACTACATCTACCGAACCACAGGCTATAAATGAGACTAAAATCAGTTCTGAGATTAAAACAACTTTCACATCTGAAGAAATTCAGAAATTACTACCCCACCGCTACCCATTTTTACTTGTAGACAAAATAATTGACTACGTTCCAGGTAAAAAAGCCGTTGGTGTTAAAAATGTTACTATCAACGAACCCTATTTTCAAGGACATTTCCCTGGGCGTCCACTGATGCCAGGGGTGTTAATTGTCGAAGCAATGGCACAAGTTGGGGGCATTGTCCTAACTCAAATGTCTTCGGTAGAAGGCGGACTGTTTGTCTTCGCTGGTATCGATAAAGTCCGCTTTCGTCGCCAGGTCATACCGGGAGATCAACTAGTAATGACGGTGGAACTGTTATGGGTAAAACAACGTCGTTTCGGTAAGATGCAAGGTCGTGCCGAAGTTGACGGTCAACTTGCTTGTGAAGGGGAATTAATGTTTTCTCTAGTTAACTAA